Genomic segment of Mycolicibacterium sarraceniae:
GGCGCACCACGTGATAGTGCGGTCAGGGCTTCTTCCGTCCGGAGTGGCTGAGCCGCCACTCGGGTGGGAAATTGAGGTCGTTGTCCTTGACGACGTTGTTGAGGCCCTTCTCGAAGGTGCCCTCGGTCAGGTCGGGATAGTTGTCACGGTCGTTGGTCATCATCGGCAGCATGCCTTCGACCACGCCCGTCAGCAGGCTGCCGAAGTATTCGCCCTTGTGCTGCTTGTAGAGCTCGAGGAACGTCTTCTGCACCACCACGGTGTCGGTCGGCCGCGACTTCGAACACGCCATCGCGTACTTGAGGGTCTCGGCCTCCAGCTGTTCGCGCGGGACGACACTGTTGATGAATCCGCATTCGTACATTTCCTCGGCGGTGAATGGCCTTCCGGTGAAGAGCATCTCGGAGAACTTGCGTAAGCCCATCGTCTCTGCCCACCACCACAGCCGGGGGCCCCAACCGACGTATCGGAAGGCCGGGTGACCGAACAGCGCATCGTCGGACGACACCACCAGGTCGGCGTCGCCGGCCTGGTAGAAGTGCCAGCCGTAGCAGTATCCCTTGGCCTCGACGATCGTGACCTTTTTGCACTCCTGGAGCGGGCGGTTGCCGGCCCTGGCTTTGGCGTAGTGATCGGTGAGTGTGTAGAGATAGCGGTAGGAATCGCCGGGCGGGTACTTCACGCTGTCATCGTTGATCGAAAACTCATGTAGCAGAGGAGTTCCCGGGTTCTCCAACATCTCGCGCTGTTCGGGCAGGTCGCCACCGCTGCCGAAATCGTTGCCTTCGCCGCGGATCACCACGACCTTGACGTCGTCGTCGACGTTGCACTTGTGGATCAGGTCGGCGAAGTTCTGCCGCATCCCCATGGTGGTCGAGTTCAGCTCGTCGGGCCGGTCGAACGTGATGTAGGCGATCCGATTGGCGACGTCCTTCTCGAACTTGATGAACCGCTCGGCTTCCTTTTTCATCTCCTCGTAGTCGTGCTTCATCGTGGCCGCGCTCCCGTCGTCGAGGTGGTGATGTTGACTGCAACATAACGAGGTTGGGCCATCTACGAGAGTAAATCAATCAATTTATTTGATTGCTTGCCGTGCAGGGAAACGAGGCGTGCCCTGGCAGCATGGTCTCGCTGACCTCGCGATTGCGCCATGGGCCAGCCTGCTGCGTGCCGAGATCCTCGAAGACTGCGACGGAGTCGGCGGCCGCGATGCGACGCGCGGCCGTGACCACCGGGTTGGGTGTGCCCGGTTCGCCGGCTTCCACGGCGACGGCCGGAATCGGGAAGCCGGCACGGTAGTCGGTCTCGAGCAGGTTCTTGCGGTAGAACCGCACCAGCCCGTCGTGGGCCTTAATGCCACTGCCCGCCCTGGGACGTGTTCGTCTTGTCGGCGATGACGCGTACCTCCTGTCCGTCCACCATTGCCCCGATTACCGCAGACGCACAAGGGAGAAATTCAGCTTGTGGGCACTGATATCCGGGTCGGTTCGTTCCGGCCGCGCAGCACCTCCGAGGCGCATTCGGTCCAGTGCGCGCGTTCACCGGCGTCGGCCTTCAGCAAGGCGACGTCCGAGCACAGCGCGCGGGCGTCGAA
This window contains:
- a CDS encoding enoyl-CoA hydratase/isomerase family protein, whose translation is MKHDYEEMKKEAERFIKFEKDVANRIAYITFDRPDELNSTTMGMRQNFADLIHKCNVDDDVKVVVIRGEGNDFGSGGDLPEQREMLENPGTPLLHEFSINDDSVKYPPGDSYRYLYTLTDHYAKARAGNRPLQECKKVTIVEAKGYCYGWHFYQAGDADLVVSSDDALFGHPAFRYVGWGPRLWWWAETMGLRKFSEMLFTGRPFTAEEMYECGFINSVVPREQLEAETLKYAMACSKSRPTDTVVVQKTFLELYKQHKGEYFGSLLTGVVEGMLPMMTNDRDNYPDLTEGTFEKGLNNVVKDNDLNFPPEWRLSHSGRKKP